A single window of Cottoperca gobio chromosome 9, fCotGob3.1, whole genome shotgun sequence DNA harbors:
- the acsl2 gene encoding long-chain-fatty-acid--CoA ligase 1: MHFQEWLRSLRSSAALKGSESEDFWSLLPSLPSLSLSTSSLLGLGALASLTAYWLVTRPRPMRPPCDLQAQSVAVNGDPSCRRSALLKDDTLLEFYYDDTRTAFDMFQRGVRIAGNGPCLGFRKPGKPYQWISYTEVAERAKVLGSGLLAKGCQPNPEQFVGIFAQNRPEWIIAELACYTYSMAVVPLYDTLGLEAMVHILNLAEISLVICDREEKAEALLENKEKGATPKLSCLILFNDFSDAFLERAKSCEVEVLKLEQLMDLGRQNLKDPVPPQPQDLAVVCFTSGTTGKPKGAMITHGNIASNTSSVIKILEGSFVIRQEDVSISYLPLAHMFERMIQVSMFCHGARVGFYQGDISLLMDDIKTLKPTFFPVVPRLLNRIYDKILGSVTSPLRRALLHYAVRRKQAELSSGVVRNNSLWDKLVFNRIQASLGGNLRFALTASAPICPTVLSFLRATLGCLIFEGYGQTECTAGCTFSMPGDWSAGHVGAPLPCAKVKLVDIPDMNYYSKNGDGEICISGPSVFRGYLKDPEKTAEALDSDGWLHSGDVGQWLPNGTLRIIDRKKHIFKLSQGEYIAPEKIENVYMRCAPVLQVFVHGDSLESYLIGIVVPDPEVFVDWAKGRGLVGSYEELCQNPDLKKAVLEDMKAVGKEAGLKSFEQVKDLHLHPETFSIANGLLTPTLKSRRADIRIAFQEHISNMYSKTTV; the protein is encoded by the exons ATGCATTTCCAGGAGTGGTTACGCTCACTTCGCTCCAGCGCTGCTCTCAAAGGTTCTGAATCAGAGGATTTCTGGAGTCTCCTGCCGTCTCTgccctccctgtctctgtccacCTCCTCTCTGCTGGGTTTAGGAGCCCTTGCCTCTCTCACCGCGTACTGGCTGGTGACCCGTCCTCGACCCATGCGTCCTCCCTGTGATCTACAAGCCCAGTCTGTAGCTGTGAAT ggagatCCCAGCTGCAGGCGGTCGGCTCTTCTTAAAGATGATACTCTGCTGGAGTTTTACTACGATGACACCAGGACGGCCTTTGACATGTTCCAGAGAGGCGTGAGGATCGCAG GAAACGGCCCGTGTCTTGGCTTCAGAAAGCCGGGGAAGCCCTACCAGTGGATCTCCTACACTGAG GTGGCTGAGCGAGCGAAGGTGCTGGGCTCTGGGCTGCTGGCCAAAGGCTGCCAGCCAAACCCGGAGCAATTTGTTGGCATCTTTGCACAAAACAGACCAGAG TGGATCATCGCAGAGCTGGCCTGCTACACGTACTCGATGGCGGTGGTGCCTCTGTATGACACACTGGGGCTGGAGGCCATGGTCCACATACTCAACCTGG CGGAGATCTCTCTGGTGATCTGCGACCGGGAGGAGAAGGCAGAAGCTTTGTTGGAGAACAAGGAGAAAGGTGCGACTCCGAAGCTCTCCTGCCTGATTCTCTTTAACGATTTCAGCGACGCGTTTCTGGAGAGGGCGAAGAGCTGCGAGGTGGAGGTTTTGAAACTGGAGCAGCTCATG GACCTGGGAAGGCAGAATCTCAAAGATCCTGTG CCGCCCCAGCCTCAGGATCTGGCCGTGGTTTGCTTCACCAGTGGAACCACAG GGAAGCCAAAGGGAGCCATGATCACCCACGGCAACATCGCCTCCAACACTTCCTCTGTCATTAAGATCCTGGAG GGTTCGTTTGTGATCCGACAAGAGGATGTGTCGATTTCTTACCTGCCACTTGCCCACATGTTTGAGAGGATGATTCAG GTCTCCATGTTCTGCCACGGGGCCAGAGTAGGATTCTACCAAGGCGACATTTCTCTTCTCATGGATGACATTAAAACTCTCAAACCCACCTTCTTTCCTGTTGTGCCTCGTTTACTCAATCGCATCTATGACAAG ATCCTGGGTTCTGTGACCTCTCCGTTGCGACGGGCTTTGCTTCACTACGCGGTGAGGAGAAAGCAGGCTGAGCTCAGCAGCGGGGTTGTCCGTAACAACAGTCTGTGGGACAAACTGGTGTTCAACAGGATTCAG GCCAGTTTAGGAGGTAATCTGCGGTTCGCCCTGACTGCTTCAGCACCGATCTGCCCCACTGTGCTGTCCTTCCTCAGAGCCACTCTGGGCTGTCTGATCTTCGAGGGTTACGGCCAGACAGAGTGCACCGCAGGCTGCACTTTCTCCATGCCCGGAGACTGGAGCGCAG GTCATGTCGGTGCACCCTTGCCCTGTGCCAAGGTGAAGCTGGTAGACATCCCTGATATGAACTACTATTCTAAGAACGGAGATGGAGAG ATCTGCATTAGTGGCCCCAGTGTGTTCAGAGGTTACCTGAAGGACCCAGAAAAGACGGCTGAAGCGCTGGACAGCGACGGTTGGCTGCACAGCGGGGACGTGGGCCAGTGGCTTCCA AATGGGACGCTACGCATCATCGACAGGAAGAAGCACATCTTTAAGTTGTCCCAGGGAGAGTACATCGCTCCAGAGAAGATAGAAAATGTCTACATGCGTTGTGCTCCTGTGCTACAGGTGTTCGTGCACGGAGACAGTCTAGAG TCTTATCTCATAGGCATAGTTGTTCCTGACCCTGAGGTGTTTGTCGACTGGGCTAAAGGGCGAGGATTAGTGGGATCCTATGAAGAGCTGTGCCAGAATCCT GATTTAAAGAAAGCAGTATTGGAGGACATGAAGGCTGTGGGGAAGGAAGCGGGGCTGAAGTCCTTTGAACAA GTGAAGGACCTTCACTTGCATCCAGAGACGTTCAGCATCGCCAATGGCCTTCTCACCCCCACACTGAAAAGCAGACGTGCTGACATCCGGATAGCCTTTCAGGAACACATATCAAACATGTACAGCAAGACAACCGTTTGA
- the bin3 gene encoding LOW QUALITY PROTEIN: bridging integrator 3 (The sequence of the model RefSeq protein was modified relative to this genomic sequence to represent the inferred CDS: deleted 1 base in 1 codon) — MSWIPFKIGQPKKQIVSKTVERDFEREYDKLQKLEDQTKKLHKDMKKSTEADLAMSKAAVKISADLLSNPLCEQDQAFLDSMTALDTAMKRMDSFNQEKVNQIQKTVIDPLKKYSGVFPSLNMAVKRREQALQDYKRLQSKVEKYEEKEKTGPVMVKLHQAREELRPVREDFDAKNKQLLDEMPKFYHSRIDYFQPSFEALIRAQVVYFTEMYKIFSELTDQIDQAGLTDEQRERETEAKLSELRALSIVADD; from the exons gatTCCCTTCAAGATTGGACAACCAAAGAAGCAGATTGTCTCTAAAACG gttGAAAGAGACTTTGAGCGAGAATATGACAAGCTCCAAAA GCTGGAGGATCAGACGAAAAAGCTTCACAAGGACATGAAGAAAAGCACTGAGGCTGATTTAG ccatgTCCAAAGCAGCAGTGAAGATCTCTGCAGACCTGCTGAGTAACCCACTGTGTGAGCAGGACCAGGCCTTTCTGGACTCCATGACCGCTTTAGATACAGCCATGAAAAGGATGGACTCCTTCAACCAGGAGAAG GTCAACCAGATCCAGAAAACCGTTATCGACCCTCTGAAAAA ATACAGTGGCGTCTTCCCCAGCCTCAACATGGCAGTGAAGCGCCGGGAACAGGCACTGCAGGACTACAAACGGCTGCAATCCAAAGTGGAGAAgtatgaagagaaagaa aaaaccgGGCCCGTTATGGTCAAACTACATCAG GCTAGAGAGGAGCTCCGGCCGGTCAGGGAGGACTTCGATGCCAAGAACAAGCAGCTGCTGGACGAGATGCCCAAATTCTACCACAGCCGCATCGACTACTTCCAGCCCAGCTTTGAGGCTCTCATCAGGGCGCAG gttgTCTATTTCACCGAAATGTACAAGATCTTCAGCGAGTTAACAGACCAGATCGACCAGGCAGGGCTGACTGatgagcagagggagagggagacagaggccAAGCTCAGCGAGTTGCGTGCTCTGTCCATTGTCGCCGACGACTGA